The window TAGAGATGGATTGAAAGCGCACCAGCTCCTTCATGCGCTCGATGGAAGCATCGATATTTTCGTCGACATGAGCCAGAACGGCTTCAATATTGGACATGCAAGGATCCTTTGAATGGAGATCAATTGGCAGGAATTGAATATGAGTTGAACTTTAGCCTAACAGGGTGTTTGAGGCCGTACCAGACCCCAACCAAGGCTTCCACAGACAGGGTGAAAGAGCCAATGTGAGGAAATTTCGTAATGGTCTGGTTCTTGTAAGGAGCGCAAGTGTTGCAGATCATCAGGAGAGTTTGTCATCAATGCAATGATAGGGGGCGTTACTATGACATCCAAAACTGCTGCCTTACCAGAACTGACGCGTGACAATTGCGTCAACGAAACTTGCCCTTGGTCAGGCAAGGCGGTCTCAAGTGATAGCCTGACTTACTATCGTGGGCATGTGGTAGGCTTCTGCAATCCCGGTTGTAAAGACAAATTCGAAGCGGCAACCGAGGCATTTGATGCGCGCCTTGAGGGCATTTGACCGGCCTCAAGCATGCGACCATTATCGCTGCGTCGATGTGTCATAGCTATAATTGCGTAATTTCGAACTAATTGAATTTAAAATATGATAAAAAGGTCACGAAGATAGATGTGGCCTTTGGGACTGGGGGGTGCCCATCTGCAAGGGGATCGCATGATCTGTACCCAACCAGATCTTGTCATCTTGCGCAAATTTCGCGCAACTGGTCTCTTTGAAATACCCCCGCTCTAAGCCGTTTCCCAAAAGGCATCCATCTGTCTCGGTTCACTCATGACGAGAAAAGATGATAATGTCCGATTTGAAAGATGAGCTCATTCGCCCCTCTCGGCGAGATATGCTCAAATTGGCTGCAGGGTCTGGTTTATTAGCCAGTGTTGCTGCCCATTCTGGTGCGAGAGCGCAGACGAAAACCAAAGCCCATATCGTGATTGTCGGGGCGGGTGCCGCAGGGCTTGCTGCCGCCAATCGTTTGGCAAAGCGTCTCGATGGCGTGAAAATCACCCTGATTGACGCCCGTAAGCGCCATCTCTACCAG is drawn from Cohaesibacter gelatinilyticus and contains these coding sequences:
- a CDS encoding glutathione S-transferase codes for the protein MTSKTAALPELTRDNCVNETCPWSGKAVSSDSLTYYRGHVVGFCNPGCKDKFEAATEAFDARLEGI